One Solea senegalensis isolate Sse05_10M linkage group LG13, IFAPA_SoseM_1, whole genome shotgun sequence DNA segment encodes these proteins:
- the samsn1b gene encoding SAM domain-containing protein SAMSN-1b isoform X2, giving the protein MNLFCFTLAGSTESLYEAAYSQTLKDVLPKYQCSPSSLLRCEPQRGGSEPSITSNAQKSKRSSRRSCLPTSPMDHEISEKHSNPICWMSSGDQENTSHQNNKETCEAPRQVSRLTRDDCDKTHAHQAAQDSETTDTAGSTHTKRRLKKSQSLVKVNKGKSMADNNDRLTDVLSNNNPVLTCIGLGKRSEKSSVPPAAPQQQQQTKHHEHSEEDDMWSPKVGNYTWSPFECSQPWSPFYTDCHQPQHELHVCGATLPPPRTTDWNRFESLMQELDVKQLDPPPPQIIHSITDPHLSQNTMTRFGRFDAFTQHSPLMKAQDDGSCLKKTEQNDHLTNSRLQEKQTEASSQRDRTHTVSPAERAVTAIANGSTQIHGTCKREAPGGRTLTRGHRKSSLESLYSLKSGQSSSSGVTSGSDWSSNRGSLRLEEDLFCARQFCGRARVHTEHTPSPYDTESLKLKVGDVIDIIAKPPMGIWTGMLNDKIGNFKFIYVDLLKEENPERQKETQIHRVRHGSTVQEALKLLNLEEFSSSLQRNGYQTVEDLMRLREHHLMELNVTDPGQRHRLLAAVDSLQRLRSECQLENEANEEAQTHAENTKADTGKCSRDSGCPDYTREDADVHVPSQQPQTTAS; this is encoded by the exons ATGAACCTGTTCTGCTTCACGCTG GCGGGCTCCACAGAAAGCTTATATGAAGCGGCCTACAGCCAAACACTCAAGGACGTCCTGCCCAAGTACCAGTGCAGCCCGTCGTCTCTTCTGAGGTGTGAGCCTCAGCGGGGAGGCTCCGAACCATCTATCACCTCT AATGCACAGAAATCAAAAAGGAGCAGTAGAAG GTCATGTTTACCGACGTCACCCATGGACCACGAAATCTCAG AAAAACACAGTAATCCTAtctgctggatgtcctctgGTGACCAGGAGAACACATctcatcaaaacaacaaag AGACGTGTGAAGCTCCCCGTCAGGTCAGCAGACTGACCAGAGATGACTGCGACAAGACACACGCACATCAAGCAGCTCAG GACAGTGAAACTACTGACACAGCAGGATCCACACACACCAAGAGACGGCTGAAGAAGTCACAGAGTCTGGTGAAAGTGAACAAAGGGAAGAGCATGGCTGACAATAACG ACCGTTTGACAGATGTGCTGAGCAACAACAATCCAGTGTTAACCTGCATCGGCCTGGGGAAGAGATCAGAGAAGTCCTCTGTTCCACCAGCagcaccacagcagcagcaacagacgAAACACCATGAACATTCAGAGGAGGACGACATGTGGAGTCCAAAAGTTGGAAATTACACGTGGAGCCCCTTTGAGTGTTCACAGCCCTGGTCTCCGTTCTACACCGACTGCCACCAACCTCAGCACGAGCTACACGTCTGCGGCGCCACCTTGCCGCCGCCTCGGACCACAGACTGGAATCGTTTCGAGAGTCTGATGCAGGAACTGGACGTCAAACAGCTCGACCCGCCTCCACCGCAGATCATCCACTCCATCACTGATCCGCACCTGTCACAAAACACA ATGACCAGATTTGGGAGATTTGACGCCTTCACGCAGCACTCGCCTTTAATGAAGGCACAGGATGACGGAAGCTGTCTG aaaaaaacggaGCAGAATGATCATCTAACCAATTCAAGGCTGCAGGAAAAGCAAACAGAGGCTtcatcacagagagacaggacGCACACCGTGTCCCCGGCAGAGAGAGCTGTGACAGCCATCGCC AACGGCAGCACGCAGATACATGGAACATGTAAACGCGAGGCTCCCGGTGGGCGAACGTTGACTCGAGGACACAGGAAGTCCTCACTGGAGAGCCTCTACAGCCTCAAGAGTGGACAAAGCTCCTCAA GTGGAGTCACCAGCGGGTCAGACTGGTCCAGTAACAGGGGCAGTCTAAGGCTGGAGGAGGATCTGTTCTGTGCCAGACAGTTCTGTGGCCGGGCCAGAGTCCATACGGAACACACGCCAAGTCCATATGACACAGAATCTCTCAAACTCAAG GTGGGAGACGTGATTGACATCATCGCTAAGCCCCCCATGGGAATATGGACAGGGATGCTGAATGACAAGATTGGAAATTTCAAGTTCATTTATGTGGACTTGCTGAAAGAGGAGAATcctgagagacagaaggagacaCAGATCCACAGAGTGAGACACGGGTCAACTGTCCAGGAAGCGTTAAAGCTCCTCAATTTAGAg GAGTTTTCCTCGTCTCTGCAGCGGAACGGTTACCAAACAGTAGAGGACTTGATGAGGCTGAGGGAACATCACCTGATGGAGCTGAATGTGACTGATCCAGGGCAAAGGCATCGCCTGCTCGCTGCTGTCGACTCCTTGCAACGGCTGCGCT CTGAGTGTCAGTTGGAGAACGAGGCCAACGAGGAGGCCCAAACCCACGCTGAGAACACGAAGGCAGACACCGGCAAGTGCTCGAGAGACTCGGGCTGTCCCGACTACACCAGAGAGGACGCAGACGTACACGTTCCCTCTCAACAGCCTCAGACGACAGCTTCGTGA
- the samsn1b gene encoding SAM domain-containing protein SAMSN-1b isoform X1 produces the protein MQTGDLCCVSQAGSTESLYEAAYSQTLKDVLPKYQCSPSSLLRCEPQRGGSEPSITSNAQKSKRSSRRSCLPTSPMDHEISEKHSNPICWMSSGDQENTSHQNNKETCEAPRQVSRLTRDDCDKTHAHQAAQDSETTDTAGSTHTKRRLKKSQSLVKVNKGKSMADNNDRLTDVLSNNNPVLTCIGLGKRSEKSSVPPAAPQQQQQTKHHEHSEEDDMWSPKVGNYTWSPFECSQPWSPFYTDCHQPQHELHVCGATLPPPRTTDWNRFESLMQELDVKQLDPPPPQIIHSITDPHLSQNTMTRFGRFDAFTQHSPLMKAQDDGSCLKKTEQNDHLTNSRLQEKQTEASSQRDRTHTVSPAERAVTAIANGSTQIHGTCKREAPGGRTLTRGHRKSSLESLYSLKSGQSSSSGVTSGSDWSSNRGSLRLEEDLFCARQFCGRARVHTEHTPSPYDTESLKLKVGDVIDIIAKPPMGIWTGMLNDKIGNFKFIYVDLLKEENPERQKETQIHRVRHGSTVQEALKLLNLEEFSSSLQRNGYQTVEDLMRLREHHLMELNVTDPGQRHRLLAAVDSLQRLRSECQLENEANEEAQTHAENTKADTGKCSRDSGCPDYTREDADVHVPSQQPQTTAS, from the exons ATGCAAACTGGcgacttgtgttgtgtttcccaGGCGGGCTCCACAGAAAGCTTATATGAAGCGGCCTACAGCCAAACACTCAAGGACGTCCTGCCCAAGTACCAGTGCAGCCCGTCGTCTCTTCTGAGGTGTGAGCCTCAGCGGGGAGGCTCCGAACCATCTATCACCTCT AATGCACAGAAATCAAAAAGGAGCAGTAGAAG GTCATGTTTACCGACGTCACCCATGGACCACGAAATCTCAG AAAAACACAGTAATCCTAtctgctggatgtcctctgGTGACCAGGAGAACACATctcatcaaaacaacaaag AGACGTGTGAAGCTCCCCGTCAGGTCAGCAGACTGACCAGAGATGACTGCGACAAGACACACGCACATCAAGCAGCTCAG GACAGTGAAACTACTGACACAGCAGGATCCACACACACCAAGAGACGGCTGAAGAAGTCACAGAGTCTGGTGAAAGTGAACAAAGGGAAGAGCATGGCTGACAATAACG ACCGTTTGACAGATGTGCTGAGCAACAACAATCCAGTGTTAACCTGCATCGGCCTGGGGAAGAGATCAGAGAAGTCCTCTGTTCCACCAGCagcaccacagcagcagcaacagacgAAACACCATGAACATTCAGAGGAGGACGACATGTGGAGTCCAAAAGTTGGAAATTACACGTGGAGCCCCTTTGAGTGTTCACAGCCCTGGTCTCCGTTCTACACCGACTGCCACCAACCTCAGCACGAGCTACACGTCTGCGGCGCCACCTTGCCGCCGCCTCGGACCACAGACTGGAATCGTTTCGAGAGTCTGATGCAGGAACTGGACGTCAAACAGCTCGACCCGCCTCCACCGCAGATCATCCACTCCATCACTGATCCGCACCTGTCACAAAACACA ATGACCAGATTTGGGAGATTTGACGCCTTCACGCAGCACTCGCCTTTAATGAAGGCACAGGATGACGGAAGCTGTCTG aaaaaaacggaGCAGAATGATCATCTAACCAATTCAAGGCTGCAGGAAAAGCAAACAGAGGCTtcatcacagagagacaggacGCACACCGTGTCCCCGGCAGAGAGAGCTGTGACAGCCATCGCC AACGGCAGCACGCAGATACATGGAACATGTAAACGCGAGGCTCCCGGTGGGCGAACGTTGACTCGAGGACACAGGAAGTCCTCACTGGAGAGCCTCTACAGCCTCAAGAGTGGACAAAGCTCCTCAA GTGGAGTCACCAGCGGGTCAGACTGGTCCAGTAACAGGGGCAGTCTAAGGCTGGAGGAGGATCTGTTCTGTGCCAGACAGTTCTGTGGCCGGGCCAGAGTCCATACGGAACACACGCCAAGTCCATATGACACAGAATCTCTCAAACTCAAG GTGGGAGACGTGATTGACATCATCGCTAAGCCCCCCATGGGAATATGGACAGGGATGCTGAATGACAAGATTGGAAATTTCAAGTTCATTTATGTGGACTTGCTGAAAGAGGAGAATcctgagagacagaaggagacaCAGATCCACAGAGTGAGACACGGGTCAACTGTCCAGGAAGCGTTAAAGCTCCTCAATTTAGAg GAGTTTTCCTCGTCTCTGCAGCGGAACGGTTACCAAACAGTAGAGGACTTGATGAGGCTGAGGGAACATCACCTGATGGAGCTGAATGTGACTGATCCAGGGCAAAGGCATCGCCTGCTCGCTGCTGTCGACTCCTTGCAACGGCTGCGCT CTGAGTGTCAGTTGGAGAACGAGGCCAACGAGGAGGCCCAAACCCACGCTGAGAACACGAAGGCAGACACCGGCAAGTGCTCGAGAGACTCGGGCTGTCCCGACTACACCAGAGAGGACGCAGACGTACACGTTCCCTCTCAACAGCCTCAGACGACAGCTTCGTGA